From one Scophthalmus maximus strain ysfricsl-2021 chromosome 19, ASM2237912v1, whole genome shotgun sequence genomic stretch:
- the LOC118314462 gene encoding hyaluronan and proteoglycan link protein 1-like has translation MTSLLCITIICLTLAGSAYSQGTNPPSHLTVKVIADLGANVTLPCRLMNKGTPSFGHIGIRVKWSKVEDDEALNEDVLLSMGFHKNSYGSFEGRVFLEEQDSEDASITITDVSMDDMGTYRCEIINGMVDNVQEVVLEVLGDLTDGVVFPYHPPMGRYKMTFDKAVQICLDQDAVIASPEQLFHALKGGLDWCNAGWLSDATVQYPINIPREPCGGSNNGPGLRTYGHQDRKIKNYDVFCHSSALKGRFYWLVQPDRLTFDEAMQACLNDGAEIAKVGHMYAAWKLEAYDRCDAGWLADGSVRYPISRPRKNCSPTEAAVRLIGFPDKMQKSYGVYCYKAEQ, from the exons atgacaaGTCTGCTGTGCATCACAATAATCTGCTTGACCCTGGCTGGCAGTGCGTACAGTCAGGGGACAAACCCTCCATCCCATCTGACAG TCAAGGTTATTGCTGACCTAGGAGCCAACGTCACCCTGCCCTGCAGGCTTATGAACAAAGGCACCCCGTCCTTTGGCCACATTGGTATTCGAGTCAAATGGTCCAAGGTGGAAGATGATGAGGCGCTGAATGAGGATGTGCTCCTTTCAATGGGTTTCCACAAGAACAGCTATGGAAGCTTTGAGGGTCGTGTCTTtttggaggagcaggacagCGAAGATGCCTCCATAACAATAACTGATGTCTCCATGGACGACATGGGAACGTACCGCTGTGAGATCATCAACGGGATGGTAGACAATGTGCAAGAAGTTGTCTTGGAGGTCCTAGGTGATCTCACTGATG GTGTTGTGTTCCCATACCACCCACCTATGGGCCGCTACAAAATGACGTTCGACAAAGCCGTGCAGATCTGTCTGGACCAGGATGCTGTGATCGCCTCCCCTGAGCAGCTGTTTCACGCCTTGAAGGGAGGCCTGGACTGGTGCAATGCTGGTTGGCTGAGTGACGCCACAGTGCAGTATCCAATCAACATACCCAGGGAACCTTGCGGTGGCTCCAACAATGGGCCTGGTCTCAGAACCTATGGCCATCAAGACAGAAAGATTAAAAATTATGATGTGTTCTGCCACTCTTCCGCACTCAAGG GACGATTCTATTGGCTGGTCCAGCCCGACAGGCTGACCTTTGATGAGGCCATGCAGGCATGCTTGAATGACGGTGCAGAGATCGCCAAGGTGGGCCACATGTATGCCGCCTGGAAGCTCGAGGCCTACGATCGATGTGATGCTGGCTGGTTAGCTGACGGAAGTGTCCGCTATCCCATCTCCAGGCCCCGCAAGAACTGCAGCCCCACAGAGGCTGCGGTGCGGCTGATTGGATTCCCAGACAAGATGCAGAAGTCTTACGGGGTCTATTGCTACAAGGCTGAGCAGTGA